From the genome of Cedecea lapagei, one region includes:
- a CDS encoding terminase small subunit has protein sequence MAGLTIKQEAFCQAYIETGNASEAYRSAYAADKMKPEAVHVQASKLQDNPKVALRIKELQGEIKQRHNVTVDSLLAELEEARQKALSAETPQSSAAVAATMGKAKLVGLDKQIVDHTSSDGSMATKPTVIQLLPVEPKS, from the coding sequence ATGGCAGGTCTGACAATTAAGCAAGAGGCTTTCTGTCAGGCATACATCGAAACGGGTAATGCTTCTGAGGCTTATCGGTCGGCGTATGCTGCTGACAAGATGAAGCCTGAGGCAGTACATGTGCAAGCCAGCAAGCTGCAGGATAACCCTAAGGTAGCCCTAAGGATTAAAGAGCTGCAGGGTGAAATCAAACAGCGCCACAACGTCACCGTGGATTCACTGCTCGCTGAGCTTGAAGAGGCCAGGCAGAAAGCGCTGAGCGCGGAGACACCGCAATCATCAGCGGCTGTTGCCGCCACGATGGGCAAAGCTAAACTGGTTGGGCTCGATAAGCAGATTGTCGATCACACCTCATCAGATGGCAGCATGGCGACAAAGCCCACCGTTATTCAGCTTCTCCCTGTTGAGCCTAAATCATGA
- a CDS encoding lysis protein, whose amino-acid sequence MNRATLIVVAVVAAILFGLCWSVDHYRSNAIAYKEQRDKALATITDMQLRQRDAAALDAKYTGELADAKETIERLHSDVVAGRKRLQLNATCSNNATTTGSLGDASTARPTDSAERDYFTLRQRIETVTGQVNYLQDYIRQQCLR is encoded by the coding sequence ATGAACCGCGCAACGTTAATCGTCGTCGCCGTCGTAGCCGCCATCCTGTTTGGCCTGTGCTGGTCTGTCGATCACTATCGTTCAAACGCTATCGCATACAAAGAGCAGCGTGATAAAGCACTGGCCACTATCACCGATATGCAGCTACGACAGCGTGATGCCGCCGCACTGGATGCCAAATACACAGGAGAGCTTGCGGATGCAAAAGAAACCATTGAGCGTTTGCATAGCGATGTCGTTGCTGGCCGTAAGCGGCTGCAGCTCAACGCCACCTGCTCAAATAACGCCACCACAACCGGCAGCCTGGGCGATGCTTCCACCGCCAGACCTACTGACTCCGCTGAACGGGATTATTTCACTCTCCGACAGCGAATCGAAACAGTGACCGGTCAGGTTAACTACCTGCAGGACTACATCAGACAGCAATGCCTCAGATAA
- a CDS encoding PBSX family phage terminase large subunit yields the protein MSDAVQLPIPAKLAPLFTAVNKRYRCSHGGRGSAKTRTFAMMTAVKAYQSMMNGEAGVILCAREFMNSLEESSMQEVKQAILGVPWLAAHFDIGEKYIRTIDKSVSYVFAGLRHNLDSIKSKARILLCWVDEAESVSETAWQKLSPTVREEGSEIWVTWNPERDGSATDKRFRKEAGDDCITVEMNYTDNPWFPDVLDGERLNDQRRLDPATYSWVWEGAYLENSDKQVLSGKYCVSGFSDDLWKEADRLFFGADFGFAKDPNTLTRSFIIGNTLYVEYEAYGLQTELDHMPELYDTIPGSRDWPIKADSARPETISYLKRQGFKISAAEKWQGSVEDGIAHLRGFDEIVIHPRCKNVAKEARLWSYKTDRITGEVLPKLADGNEHCWDGIRYSLDGHIKRKAQVMGMMIPKRLQGR from the coding sequence ATGAGTGACGCTGTTCAGCTTCCGATCCCCGCAAAGCTTGCCCCGCTGTTCACCGCTGTGAATAAACGTTATCGCTGCTCACACGGCGGGCGTGGCTCTGCAAAGACTCGCACCTTCGCCATGATGACGGCTGTAAAAGCGTACCAGTCGATGATGAACGGCGAGGCCGGGGTGATACTCTGCGCTCGTGAGTTTATGAACTCGCTGGAAGAGTCGAGCATGCAGGAAGTGAAGCAAGCAATCCTGGGCGTTCCGTGGCTGGCGGCTCACTTCGATATTGGCGAGAAATACATTCGCACAATCGACAAGAGCGTGAGCTACGTTTTCGCCGGTCTGCGTCATAACCTGGACAGCATCAAGTCAAAGGCTCGCATCCTGCTATGCTGGGTTGATGAGGCCGAGTCGGTAAGCGAGACAGCCTGGCAGAAGCTCAGCCCTACGGTTCGTGAAGAAGGCTCCGAGATATGGGTGACATGGAACCCTGAGAGAGACGGCAGCGCTACTGATAAGCGATTCCGCAAAGAGGCCGGTGACGACTGCATTACTGTCGAGATGAACTACACCGACAACCCGTGGTTTCCTGATGTGCTGGATGGTGAGCGCCTTAACGACCAGCGGCGACTCGATCCTGCAACATACTCCTGGGTGTGGGAAGGGGCTTATCTCGAAAACTCCGATAAGCAGGTGCTGTCTGGTAAATACTGCGTGTCTGGATTCTCTGATGACCTCTGGAAAGAAGCAGATCGTCTATTCTTCGGAGCCGACTTCGGTTTCGCAAAAGACCCGAACACGCTGACCCGTAGCTTTATTATCGGGAATACGCTCTACGTCGAATATGAGGCTTACGGCCTGCAAACCGAACTCGACCACATGCCAGAGCTGTACGACACAATTCCGGGCTCGCGTGATTGGCCTATCAAGGCAGATTCCGCACGACCAGAAACCATCAGCTACCTGAAGCGGCAGGGCTTCAAAATATCGGCCGCTGAGAAATGGCAGGGAAGCGTAGAGGATGGCATCGCACACCTTCGCGGTTTCGATGAGATAGTCATTCACCCTCGCTGCAAGAATGTAGCGAAAGAAGCGCGGCTATGGTCTTACAAAACTGACCGTATAACCGGCGAGGTGCTGCCTAAGCTTGCCGATGGCAATGAGCACTGCTGGGACGGAATCAGGTACTCGCTGGACGGCCACATTAAGCGCAAGGCTCAAGTTATGGGAATGATGATTCCTAAGCGCCTGCAAGGCAGATAA